The sequence below is a genomic window from Paenibacillus sp. DCT19.
TGCAGCTGAGATTCGTCCTTATGTGGAAGCAGATCCAACAAAATTCTATACAACAGAGCAATTTGAATCCAATATTGTTTACTCGGCCAATGGTGATACAGGAAGTGGTATGGGTGGTGGAATGACACCGCCAGAAGGCTTCGAAGGCATGACTCCACCTGAAGGCATGGAAGGTATGACCCCGCCGGAAGGAATGAAGGGTATGACACCGCCAGATGGTACCACACCGCCGACACGACCTAGCGGTACAGCAGATGGTGATGGAACAACAGACTCAACAGCCAATACAGGTGACAACTCGACTGAACCAGGTGGTAACTTTGGTGGAGGTCAGGGCATGGGCTCTATGGCATCGGGATCGTTAACTACGTTTGCACTAAACCGTCTAGCGAACTTGCAGGAACAACTGGGACGCGAAGTGACACCTTTGCCAGAGACAGACGAACAACAGAATAATGCAACCTCGACCGGAACAACGGAACAAGAGGCCATCTCGGTTACCCTGGACGGACAAGCCGTGACATTCCCAGATCAAGAGCCGCTCGAAGTTAGTGGACGGGTGATGGTGCCTGTGAATGCAATCTTTGAAGCAATCGGAGCAGAGGTGGCCTGGAATCCAACAGCGAAGACAGTAACCGCGGTTTTGAATGACCAGACGTTTGTCCTGAAGATTGGCAGCAGTACAGCAACTGTTAATGGTACATCAGTGGAAATTGATGGCTCAGCCATCATTAAGAACAGTCGTACACTTGTACCTGTGCGCTTCATCTCCGAAGCTTTGGGGTTGAAGGTAGACTGGGATCAATCAACGGCAACCGTTAAGATTACGAATCAATGATGATATGGGATGCTTTACGAGTAACTTTACTTTGAATTTCATAATCCAAACATAAAAGCATGGAGGATTCGATGATTTCATCGGATCCTTTTTGTGTGCAATGAGTGGAAAAATATGTTCTTTGGAGGATTGAAAAAGGACTTATGACCTACTTTTTAGACGTCGTATTTCCCTCGTTAGAGGTTCTTTTTACACATTTAAGTAGATTGAGTAATAGATTTGATTTTATTGAGCAATTTTTGTGATAAATATCACTGAAATATTATACACATTGCTATTATTCCTGCCGATAACTCTATATGTGATCAGTCGAATTTGAACTTTTCACATTGTAATTCATAACAATTACTTAGGGAAATGGGTGGCGTACATACATGCGAAGCATGAGTATTGGTACTAAAATTAGTTTAATTGTGATCGGCATTTTTATTCTTTTTTCCTCCGCTGTGGCAGTAAGCGTAATCATGGAAATGAGGCAGGGAATTACGACATTTGCTACAGAGAAGGCAAAACGGGATTTGCAGATGGCGAATCATATCATTACATACAAGTATCCAGGCGAATGGGCGATTAAGGATGGACAACTGTTCAAGGGCGAAGTAACGATGGAAGGGAACTTTGATCTTGTAGATGAGCTTGGCGAAGCCTCTGGAGATACCGTTACCATTTTCAGAGGAGATGAACGGGTTGCCACCAACGTGATGGTGGATGGCGAGCGTGCGGTGGGTACGAAGGTATCGGAACAGGTCGCACAAGCTGTTTTACAACAAGGAGAGCGGTATTACGGGGAAGCTGTTGTTGTAGGACAAACCTATCAGACAGCGTATGAGCCGATTCGTAATCAAGCGGGAGAGATTATTGGCATACTCTATGTGGGTGCCTCACAATCCTTGATTGATGTCATTATTTCATCCTTTCTGAAGACCTTCGCCATCGTATGTATTGTTGCGATGCTAATCGCGATCACTGTCATCATCTGGTACGTCCGTCGGGTCAGAATGCGAATTGGGCGAGTATCAACCGCGATCAAGTTGGCTGGAACGGGCGATTTTACACAGTCGATTGAGGATCATGTGCAGGACGAGATTGGTCAGCTCAGCACCGGATATAACGAGATGCGAAGCAGCTTGAAGCTAATCATTCAGGGTGGGCTACAGGCGGCAGAGAAAGCCGAGCATTCGACTGGGCAATTATTGACGATTGCTGAGCGAACAACGACGGAGTCCGAGCAGATATCATCTTCTGTTGAACAGGTGGCACGCGGTGCAGAGAGCCAAATGATCAGTACGGAAGAAAATCTGCAAGCGATGGAAGAAGTGGCTGTGGGTGTTCAACGGATGGCGGATAAAGCTTCAAATGTCTCAGAGTCAGCAATCTATTCACGCAAGCAGGCCGAGACTGGTGGCGAGACTGTCCATATGACGGTAGAGCAGATGTCAGCCATTCACACTTCAGTTCAGGCAACGGATGAGATCATGCGTATGTTGGAAGCGAAGTCAGCTCAGATTAGTCAGATGGCTTCTACGATTCATGAGGTCGCTAGGCAAACGAATC
It includes:
- a CDS encoding methyl-accepting chemotaxis protein, which encodes MRSMSIGTKISLIVIGIFILFSSAVAVSVIMEMRQGITTFATEKAKRDLQMANHIITYKYPGEWAIKDGQLFKGEVTMEGNFDLVDELGEASGDTVTIFRGDERVATNVMVDGERAVGTKVSEQVAQAVLQQGERYYGEAVVVGQTYQTAYEPIRNQAGEIIGILYVGASQSLIDVIISSFLKTFAIVCIVAMLIAITVIIWYVRRVRMRIGRVSTAIKLAGTGDFTQSIEDHVQDEIGQLSTGYNEMRSSLKLIIQGGLQAAEKAEHSTGQLLTIAERTTTESEQISSSVEQVARGAESQMISTEENLQAMEEVAVGVQRMADKASNVSESAIYSRKQAETGGETVHMTVEQMSAIHTSVQATDEIMRMLEAKSAQISQMASTIHEVARQTNLLALNASIEAARAGEHGRGFAVVSSEVRKLAEQAGDSSEKIDELVQGMEQDMLLSITALSKVKDEVQEGIRLTRETELNFSQIRDTNEQIAAEIEEMAATSEEMSAGVEQVVASVHEIARHAQTASANSQQAAGSVQEQLQSVEQIKSSAAVLSDISTELQTSLSPFKI